Proteins from one Elgaria multicarinata webbii isolate HBS135686 ecotype San Diego chromosome 3, rElgMul1.1.pri, whole genome shotgun sequence genomic window:
- the LOC134395738 gene encoding class I histocompatibility antigen, F10 alpha chain-like, whose product MERCFSVLLLGVVGPPCSGSSSHSLQYFYTGVSEASQGLPRFVAVGYVDGQPMDHYDSNTRKKVPAVPWMRKVERDYAELWRNSKRRSSELVFKQSLVNLQNYYNQSDGFHTFQLMYGCELRGDGGKGGYIQFGYNGRDFIALDKETLTWTAADTQAQRSKRKLDADRAGNQYQKSYLEETCIEWLRRYLDYGKETLLRTERPVVKVTSQAEHDGTETLVCQAHGFYPKAIETTWRRDGEVMDHATFRRDVAPNSDGTYHAWLSIKVDPKDRDRYRCRVGHDSLLEPLDFAWEETASNLGLIIGCVVGAAVALLVAGIVGIYFYKKHQDGYRAASSE is encoded by the exons GCTCCTCCTCCCACTCCCTACAGTACTTCTACACTGGGGTATCAGAGGCCAGCCAGGGACTGCCCAGGTTCGTGGCTGTGGGATACGTGGATGGCCAGCCCATGGACCACTATGATAGCAACACGAGGAAGAAGGTGCCTGCAGTGCCCTGGATGAGGAAGGTTGAGAGGGATTATGCTGAGCTCTGGAGAAACTCGAAAAGGCGGAGCAGTGAGTTGGTCTTCAAACAGAGCCTGGTGAACCTGCAGAATTACTACAACCAGAGTGATG GGTTTCATACCTTTCAGCTCATGTACGGCTGTGAGCTGAGGGGAGACGGGGGCAAAGGAGGATATATACAGTTTGGCTACAACGGGAGGGATTTCATCGCCCTGGACAAGGAGACCCTCACCTGGACGGCCGCCGATACCCAGGCCCAAAGAAGCAAGAGGAAGTTGGATGCTGACAGGGCAGGTAACCAATACCAGAAGTCCTACCTGGAGGAGACCTGCATTGAGTGGCTGCGGAGATACCTGGACTACGGGAAGGAGACTCTGCTGAGGACAG AGCGCCCCGTGGTGAAGGTGACGAGCCAGGCGGAGCATGACGGCACGGAGACCCTCGTCTGCCAGGCCCACGGCTTCTACcccaaggccatcgagaccaccTGGAGGAGGGACGGGGAGGTCATGGACCATGCAACCTTCCGCAGGGACGTCGCCCCCAATTCGGACGGGACCTACCATGCCTGGCTCAGCATTAAGGTCGACCCCAAGGATCGGGACCGCTACCGGTGCCGTGTGGGGCATGACAGCCTGCTGGAGCCTCTGGACTTTGCTTGGGAGGAGACCG CATCCAACTTGGGGCTCATTATCGGGTGTGTGGTGGGGGCTGCCGTTGCCCTGCTGGTAGCTGGGATCGTTGGGATCTATTTCTACA AGAAACATCAAGATGGCTACAGAGCAGCATCAAGTGAGTGA